TATTGGCAAAGCAACTCTGAGAATTTGAGGCTTGCGTCCAAACCCCAGTCAGCCCACAGATGCGCTCAGCAGGGATTCCAAGATCACCGCAGGTTCGAATCAAAGCTTCTTCGAGGCGTCTGACAAACTCAACCGCTCCCAGCCGAGGAGAGAAACCTCGCAAATCAACTATTGGGTAACCCACAAGCTGCCCCGGGCCGTGAAAAGTAATGTCACCGCCGCGATTGCTTTCAAAAACATCAACAGACTTGTTTTGCAGAATATCTCGAGAAACCAGCAGGTTTTTGTGGCTGGCATTGCGACCGAGAGTGATGACCGGAAAATGTTCCAGAAGAAGCAGCACGTCAGGAATGCTTTGCTCCTTGCGGAGCTCGACTAGCGTTTGCTGCAGGCTCAGCGCGGTGCCATAGTCGATTCTGCCGAGGTAGAGTATGGAGATCATTTGCGAAGAGTTGAAGCCACTCAAATGTTCCTATTCCGCGTTAAGCTTCCTGCGCTTCCAGGTAAGTTGAGTAGCTTTTTTTGGCTGGGAATCCCGAGGCCTCTCCAGTGCAATCCTTCGACATTAAATTCGATTGCTTCTTCCATATTGCGCTAAACCTCCTCACGCGTGCGGCTGGTGGAGACGCAGCAGCCCTGCAGGTCCGGAGAATACGCTGAAGAGCCCGTCTTCCTTCGGCTCGACTACTACCAAATGTTTCATTGCTTCAGTCCCGCCTGTTTCAGAATGCTGTTCACCGTACCTAGAGCGGGGTCATCATTTGGCTTTCGCGCAAAGTATAAGACCCCATTTGCTTCGATGCTTGAACTCCTTATGACTTTCTTACTGCGCTCCAAATACTATTCGTCCTACTCTGCAGAACCCCGTGGAGCTTCATCTTTAAATATTGATCGCCTTGCCTTCGACGCTGCTAAACCCATCAAGCAGCGCCTCGTATAGAGTTGGATGCGCATGAACAGTGAACATCATCTCTTCTACCGTGGCCTCGAGCTGCATAGCAGTCACAGCCTCAGAGATCAGTTCCGTGGCCTGTGGACCAATGATGTGTACACCCAAGATTTCGCCGTACTGTTCTTCTGAGACAACTTTGATGAAACCGTCGTGGCTGCTGATGATGCTCGCCTTCGAGTTCGCAGTAAATGGAAACTTCCCGATTTTTACCTTGTAGCCCTTCTCTCGCGCCTGGGCTTCGGTTAGGCCTACGCTGCCGATCTGCGGTTCGCAGTAAGTTGCTCCGGGTATTAGATTGCGCTTCACTGGACGAGCGTATTTACCTGCGATCTTCGCCACGGCAACCATGCCTTGCATCGCAGCCACGTGGGCCAGCTGAGGCATTCCCAAAACGATGTCGCCGATCGCATAAATGCACGGCTCCGTTGTCTGCATCCATTCGTTTGTGGGAATGAAGCCTCGGTCGGCTTTGATTTTGCTCTTTTCCAGGCCAACATCATCAGTCTGCGGGGCGCGCCCAATGGCGATCAGCACCTTCTCGGCCTCGAGCTTCTGCTGTTTGCCATCACTGCCGGTGAAGGTCACCACAGCTCCGTCTTTAGTCTTTTCAACCTTCTCGACCTTCGCTCCAAGATGGCAATTGATGCCGCGTTTCTTGTAGACGCGCAACAATTCCTTGCTTATGTCCTCATCCTCGACAGGCACAAGCCGTGGAAGCGCCTCGAGGATTGTCACCTCCGCTCCGTAGGACTTGTAGATTGAAGCGAACTCGACGCCTACGGCGCCCGATCCGATTACGATGAGCGATTTCGGAATTGTGCCGAGCGAGAGAATCTCGATGTTCGTAAGAATCGTGGGATCAGGTTTCAAACCGGGAAGCATTCTAGCCTGCGATCCACTGGCGAGGATCACGTTCCTCGTGTGCAGCATGCTCTTTTTGCCATCGTCTCCGGTCACTTCTACTTCGAGCACGCCATTCTTTACTGGACCAGTCAACCTGCCGTAACCGGGAACGACCGTGACCTTGTTCTTGCGCATCAGGAACTCGAGTCCTTTCGCGTGCTTGGTGACGATCTTATTCTTGCGATCCTGAACGGTACCCCAATTCACTTTCATGCCGTCGACATTCTCGATACCGTGCTCCTTCGCCGCCTTGAAGTGGTCGTAGATCTCGGCGTCGAACAGCAGGCTCTTGGTCGGGATACAGCCTACGTGCAGGCATGTGCCGCCGAGCTTCGGATCTTTTTCGATCAGTGCGACTTTCAGTCCATACTCTCCGCCGCGAATCGCGGCCGTATAGCCGCCCGGACCGGAGCCAATGATGGCTGCGTCGTAGATAGTCTCTGGCAATTGGGACTCCGTTTACTTCTTGGGAATTCGGTTAGAAGACAAACATTAGATTGTAACAAGCAGGATTTGGTCGCAAGCGTGACCGCTGGGGCTCGAAACGAGCGGCAGATTGGATAGTTGGAACGAAGGAACTTGTTGAGTCGTTGAGGTTACAAAGGAAGGGCCGCCCACGATGTGAGCGGCCATCCTGATCTTGCGATCCCAGCTAGACCACCGTTCGCCGTCCAGTGATCAGGTTGACGATCAACACGATCACGGCCGCCACCAACAGCAAGTGGATCAAACTGCCGGCCACATGGAAGCTGAATCCTAGAAGCCAGAGAATCAGCAAGATGGCAAAGATTGTCCAAAGCATATTTCGGCCCTCCCTCTTTAAAGTCCTCGCTCGATAAGATGGGGCCACTCTGAATGGTGTTGCTAGATAAGTAAATACTTTCCTCTACTTCACACAGTGCACGGACCGTCAGCAGGCCAGCAACTCCCAATGCGGATGCTTCGCTCGGCAACGCTGATCGGCGAAATCAAGCAATCAATTTTGCTGCATCTTTTGCGAAGTACGTAAGGATGGTTCCTGCCCCCGCTCGGCGGATCGAGAGTAAAGATTCCAGCATCACGCGCTGCAGATCGAGCCAGCCATTCTGGGCAGCCGCCTGGATCATGGCGTATTCACCGGACACCTGGTATGCCCAAATGGGAACGTCGAAGCGCTCTCGCGCTGCGGCAAGCACGTCCAAGTATGGCATCGCCGGTTTCACCATCAGCATATCCGCGCCTTCGTCCACATCGGTTTGGATCTCGCGCATCGCTTCGCGGAGATTCGCACCATCCATCTGATAAGAGCGTCTGTCGCCAAACTGCGGAGCAGAATCTGCCGCCTCCCGGAATGGACCGTAGAAGCCGGAAGCGAATTTGGCTGCGTAAGAAAGGATTGGAGTGTTCTGGAGACCTGCTCCGTCCAGAGCTGTCCGGATGGCGGCAACTCTGCCGTCCATCATGTCCGAAGGGGCAACGATGTCCACGCCTGCTCTTGCCAATGAAACCGCTGTTCGCGCCAGAATTTCCAGTGTGCAATCATTCTCAATCTCGAACTCAACCGAAGGCGCCGTAGCGGCCGCCGCCGCGCCGAGATCGCCAGCCCTGGTTGCCGCTGTTTTTCTCACAATCCCGCAGTGTCCGTGGGACATGTATTCACAGAGACATACGTCCCCAAGCACTATCAAATCGGGAACCGCGCGCTTTATGGCGCGGGTTGCCCGCTGCACAATGCCATCATCTGCCCAGGCTCCAGTTGCTTGCTCGTCTTTCGTTTCTGGGAGTCCGAAGAGGATGATGGCTGGAATTCCCAACGCGTGAGTTTCCTGAGCTTCCTTTATCGCCTGGTCGATGGAAAGATTGAAGATGCGGGGCATCGAACGAATCGCTTTTCGGACACCCTCGCCCGGGCAAACAAAAAGTGGATAAACCAGCGACTCGGGAGTAAGCCGCGTTTCCCGCACCATCGAACGCAGAGCCTCGTTCCGACGGAGCCGACGCAGACGTGTCACAGGGAAAGCCATATGGGAATTGTATTTGAAAGCTGGGTGAAAACCATTGGCTGGCGGTCTGCTGTGGGCGTGCTGCCAATGATCAGCTTGGAAAAGCAGGCGTCGCGGACTCGTGCTGCGGAGGCGCTTTGCGGAATTTCGGGAGGTGTAGCACAAGTCCGGCAACGCAGCAGCCAACCAGCAAAGCGGCAGCGAAGACAAAGAAACGTTTCAAGCCCACTTGCCTACTGGACCGGAGGCGCACACTTTCTCATTTCGAATCAGCACGGCGCAGCATTATAGCCGCTGGTGGAAGCGCACCCTGCGAAAACCCGCGCAGAGTGCGGCACGCACAGTTTGGAAAATGCTCAGGACCCAAAGAGAGAAAAGGGTCGGCCGCCCGGCGCCTTCATAATTGAGGATGACTTAGAACGAGTCGGCAAGATGTCGATCAAGCGAGCGAGCTCTCTAGCCGCTGTCAGGTTTTTGCTGGTACCTTTCAGAGGCTCATGCTGAACACGCTGGCGATCTCCAACTACCGTTCTCTGCGGCAGGTCGTCCTTCCATTCGAACGTCTGAATGTGATCACCGGAGCGAATGGCACAGGGAAATCAAATCTCTATCGCGCCCTGCGGCTGCTGGCGGATGTGGCACAGGGACGCGTTGTTTCCTCTATCGCCCGCGAAGGCGGACTGCAGTCGACGCTCTGGGCAGGTCCGGAGACGATTGCCCGCTCCGTGCGTCTGGGTGAGTTTCCCGTTGAGGGAACGCGGCGCAAGCAGCCGATCTATCTGCGCCTTGGGTTCGCCGGGGACGACTACAACTATGCCATCGACATGGGCTTGCCTAAACAAACCAAGGACGATCCCTCCGCATTTAAGCGCGATCCGCACATCAAGCGCGAGTGCATCTGGCACGGGGTCCAACTTCGTCCCAGCGCGCTGCTCATTGATCGCGATGGGCCCATCCTTAAGGTTCGTACTGAAGATGGCGGCTGGCACATCGTTACGCAAAACCTTTCTACATTTGACAGCATGATGACCTACCTCTCGGATCCGCGCAGCGCGCCCGAGATGCTTGCGCTGCGAGAATCGATTCGCGCCTGGCGCTTTTACGATCATTTCCGCACAGATGCCCAGAGCCCAGTGCGTTCGCCGCAGATCGGCACGTGGACTCCCATTTTGGGAGACGATGGATCCGATGTCGCCGCTGCAATGCAGACCATCGTCGAGCTGGGCGATGGCGAACTGCTGGACACGGCCATCGCTGACGCATTTTCCGGCAGCAAGATTTCTGTCATGCCGGAAGAAAGCGGCAGGTTCGCGCTGCAAATGTCGCAGCATGGGCTTTTGCGCCCGCTTTCCGCAGCCGAACTCTCCGACGGCACGCTTCGCTATCTGCTATGGATCGCCGCCCTACTCACGCCGCGTCCACCGACGCTCATGGTGCTGAACGAACCCGAGACCAGCCTGCATCCAGACTTACTCGGCGCTCTGGCACGCCTGATTGCAAAAGCCGCAGCGCGGACGCAGGTGGTGGTTGTAACCCACTCACCGCGGCTGATCTCGTCGCTCGAGGAACAACCCGGTTGTCACTCGATCAAGCTGGATAAGAACTTTGGCGAAACGGTAATCGCGAGCAACAGCCAACGCACTGTTCCGACCTGGAAATGGCCAGCGCGATGATCATTAGAACAGCAGATCCCGGCTACCGCGGCTGAATGGCCGTTTCGGAACGCAGTTTGGCTGCGGAGCGAAGGATGAAAGTTTCATTGTGGTCCTCGAGCTCAATTGATCAGTTTTGGCGTCTTATTTTTCCGGCGCGAGGGCATTCAAAATTCTGAGGAGCCTGGCGATGTCCTGGTCGCGGTCCTGGCGAGTGGCCATTGCCAACTGCGTGGCGAAGACCCGCAGAGCAATCTGACGCGGCACGTAGAGTGGGGCATCTTTATCCTCGACCATCCACCCGGCTTCCGCGTGCTGCAGCTTCAATTTCCTTTTTTGGGAGAGTGGATTTGCGGTGACCTGGCCATCAACGACAGCCACGGAGCAATCCAGGCGGATCTCCAGTGATCCCTGGTCTTTCCTGAGCTTCAATTTCTCGACTTGTACATCATCGACTACGAGAACCGAGCTGTTTGCGTCCAAGGCTTGACTCGATTCGAGCGCGGAACCGGCGTCGTCGATGTGCTGAAGCAGTGCGCTACGGAGGTCTTCGGCTGTGGGTTTTCCCGGCAAATCCGCTTCAGCAATCAAAAATCGAGAGCCCGTGGCGGACGAGTCCCGATCCGGGACAATAATTTCTCGCGGGGCTGCGGCTGTTCTCTCCAGCTTCTGTTCATCATCGGCGCTGTCAGGGCGATGCGCTGTTCGCAGCAATCTGGGCGAGGCAGGCGCTTGCGCACTCACGCGATAACGGTAGAAGCGGGGCGTGCCGCGGCGCGTCCAGTAGTCCGCGTCGTAGTAGTCGGTGTTTAAACCGGAGCGGAGGGAACTATAAAAGGAGTGCTCTCGCGGATTCACCACGACTCCGACATGACCGCGCCAGACGATCAGGTCTCCGGGCTGGGGATGGCGAACGCGTTGGAACGGATCGATTCCGGCATAAATCTCGCTGGAGCTGGCGAAGCGGAAGTTGAGGCCGGCTTCGCGGTAGATCTGGTTGACCAGATGTGAGCAGTCGGGCTTTACGCCATCATCGGGACGGTACTGGAGGGCCATCCTAGCCAGTTCCGTACCCTCGCGCGCACCGAGTAATTTTGAGCGGTCGTTCTCTTTGGGCGCATCAGAACGAGCGTAGCCTGCATGCGCGATCGCCATCAAAGCGATCGCGGCAGCCATCCTTTTGTGCCGGACTAAGCCCATCAGAGCACCGTCTCATTTCAGATTGTCCAACAAGGCTTGCGAGTTGCTGCATGATGTTTTGTTTCGGGGACCAGCAAAGGGACATGTACTTCTGTTGGTTCGCGGCGGAAGCGACTAAATCATTGAGAAGTGAATACTTTGGAAGCTGTACGGGCGGCGATGGCGGTTAACCCGTTCATAATATTGCGGAGTGATGGTGATCCAGCCAGGCGTGTCTTCTAGCAAAACAGATAGGTGATGCCCCGGTTAAGAGCAAGGGCATTGAAAGAGGAAGAGCAGACTGACCATGCGTGTCAGCCTTCGCGCAGAGAAAGATCGGCGTCGACTTCGGGAAAAATCCATGTGGGCTGGACGAAGTCTTTCGGTTCGGGACGCGGAAACTGGAGCACGCGTCCCGCATCACTCGGCCAGAGGCGTTTTGATTTGGGCTTGAAGTTATCGGGCACATGAAACGGAATCACCTGGGCCATAAGTCTCCTCTTTTACTGCTGTCAAAGCTCGCTGGCCAACGTTGATCGCAATTCCAGTCCAATCGCTTGCAGCTGTTGAAACTGAGCTTTAGATGTCAGCCTGCCGGGAATGATTCATCCGCAATGATTCAAAGTTTGGATATGCGCGATAAGGCGGGATGAACGCAACAACGGCACCCGGCTGTTTGGGGGCTTCTCAGTATCGGTGTGAAATTGTGCCCTTGCCGTTCACGTCCCAGGCGTATACAACTCCCTAGATCAATTTCAGGAGAAGGCAGCATGCGCAAATTCATCGTCGCTGTAGCTGTGCTGTTTAGTTCGAGCGTCTTAGTTGCTCAGCAGGATTTCAGCAAAGTTGAGATCAAGGTCCAGAAAGTTGCCGGCAGCGTTTATATGTTGCAGGGAGCTGGAGGAAATATTGGCGTCTCGGTAGGCGACGACGGCATCATGATCGTCGACGACCAGTATGCGCCACTGGCTCCTAAAATCCAGGCAGCTCTTAAGGGCATCGCCGACAAGCCGCTGCGGTTCGTGCTGAACACGCATTGGCATGGCGATCACACTGGCGGCAATCCGGTCTTTTCGCAGCAAGCGCCAATTATTGCCCAGGATAATGTGCGCAAGCGCCTCGCTGCCGGGCGAAAGGGACCCGGACCGGAGATCCCGCCGCAGCCAGCCAAGGTGTTGCCGGTAATTACGTTTGAAGACAAGGTATCGGTGCACCTGAACGGAGAGGATATCCAGGCGATCCATTTCCCAAAAGGACACACCGACGGAGACAGCGTGATCTTCTTCCCGCAATCAAACGTGCTGCACATGGGCGATGATTTCGTCACCTATGGCTTTCCCTTTGTCGATCTCAACAGCGGTGGCAGCGTTCGAGGCATGATCGAGGCGTTGAAGAAAGTCGTGACCCTCGTACCCCAGGATGTCAAGGTAATCCCCGGACATGGTGACCTTTCCACAGTTGACGACATGCGCGCATTCACCAAGATGGTGGAAGACACGTTCAACCTGGTCGCAGCACAGGTAAGCCAGGGCAAGTCCGCCGATGAAATCAAGAAGGCCAACGTCCTCGCCGCGTACAGCAAGTACTCAGGAGATTTCGTTAGCACCGAGCGCTGGATCGATACCATCTACACGGAGCTGAAGGGGAGCCATTGAGGATCGGGTGCTCTC
The sequence above is a segment of the Acidobacteriota bacterium genome. Coding sequences within it:
- the lpdA gene encoding dihydrolipoyl dehydrogenase; protein product: MPETIYDAAIIGSGPGGYTAAIRGGEYGLKVALIEKDPKLGGTCLHVGCIPTKSLLFDAEIYDHFKAAKEHGIENVDGMKVNWGTVQDRKNKIVTKHAKGLEFLMRKNKVTVVPGYGRLTGPVKNGVLEVEVTGDDGKKSMLHTRNVILASGSQARMLPGLKPDPTILTNIEILSLGTIPKSLIVIGSGAVGVEFASIYKSYGAEVTILEALPRLVPVEDEDISKELLRVYKKRGINCHLGAKVEKVEKTKDGAVVTFTGSDGKQQKLEAEKVLIAIGRAPQTDDVGLEKSKIKADRGFIPTNEWMQTTEPCIYAIGDIVLGMPQLAHVAAMQGMVAVAKIAGKYARPVKRNLIPGATYCEPQIGSVGLTEAQAREKGYKVKIGKFPFTANSKASIISSHDGFIKVVSEEQYGEILGVHIIGPQATELISEAVTAMQLEATVEEMMFTVHAHPTLYEALLDGFSSVEGKAINI
- a CDS encoding lmo0937 family membrane protein, giving the protein MLWTIFAILLILWLLGFSFHVAGSLIHLLLVAAVIVLIVNLITGRRTVV
- a CDS encoding porphobilinogen synthase, translating into MAFPVTRLRRLRRNEALRSMVRETRLTPESLVYPLFVCPGEGVRKAIRSMPRIFNLSIDQAIKEAQETHALGIPAIILFGLPETKDEQATGAWADDGIVQRATRAIKRAVPDLIVLGDVCLCEYMSHGHCGIVRKTAATRAGDLGAAAAATAPSVEFEIENDCTLEILARTAVSLARAGVDIVAPSDMMDGRVAAIRTALDGAGLQNTPILSYAAKFASGFYGPFREAADSAPQFGDRRSYQMDGANLREAMREIQTDVDEGADMLMVKPAMPYLDVLAAARERFDVPIWAYQVSGEYAMIQAAAQNGWLDLQRVMLESLLSIRRAGAGTILTYFAKDAAKLIA
- a CDS encoding ATP-binding protein, with the translated sequence MLNTLAISNYRSLRQVVLPFERLNVITGANGTGKSNLYRALRLLADVAQGRVVSSIAREGGLQSTLWAGPETIARSVRLGEFPVEGTRRKQPIYLRLGFAGDDYNYAIDMGLPKQTKDDPSAFKRDPHIKRECIWHGVQLRPSALLIDRDGPILKVRTEDGGWHIVTQNLSTFDSMMTYLSDPRSAPEMLALRESIRAWRFYDHFRTDAQSPVRSPQIGTWTPILGDDGSDVAAAMQTIVELGDGELLDTAIADAFSGSKISVMPEESGRFALQMSQHGLLRPLSAAELSDGTLRYLLWIAALLTPRPPTLMVLNEPETSLHPDLLGALARLIAKAAARTQVVVVTHSPRLISSLEEQPGCHSIKLDKNFGETVIASNSQRTVPTWKWPAR
- a CDS encoding MBL fold metallo-hydrolase — translated: MRKFIVAVAVLFSSSVLVAQQDFSKVEIKVQKVAGSVYMLQGAGGNIGVSVGDDGIMIVDDQYAPLAPKIQAALKGIADKPLRFVLNTHWHGDHTGGNPVFSQQAPIIAQDNVRKRLAAGRKGPGPEIPPQPAKVLPVITFEDKVSVHLNGEDIQAIHFPKGHTDGDSVIFFPQSNVLHMGDDFVTYGFPFVDLNSGGSVRGMIEALKKVVTLVPQDVKVIPGHGDLSTVDDMRAFTKMVEDTFNLVAAQVSQGKSADEIKKANVLAAYSKYSGDFVSTERWIDTIYTELKGSH